The DNA segment CTTTATTACTTCTGAAATAAAAAGACCAGGAAGTGGAAGTCCCACCAACAGAAACTTGGATCAACTTTTTACCACCATAGAGAATTTCATGCCTTCACCAAGGAATGAGTCTCAGCACTGGGCAATATTGGAAGGGGATATGACAGCACCTAAGAGACAGACTCCTCCTTCTCTTGTCTAAAGTACCTTAAGAGTCTGTGGGCAACAAGCCAAAAACCAACAAGCTATATTTCACATTTCATCTGGGGAGAAAAATCTCTAACTTAACCATTTAGAAAGCTCACTTTAGCATGTTCAAGGGACCATGTTCCCAAGTTGGGACTAGTAGCAGTCACCTCAGAAGACCTGTTCATAGTTCTTGCCTAACTACTGTGCTCAGCCTAGGGGCAGTAGCCTCAGGGCTGCCTTAACTTCTTTGTCTATGTAACTCTTCTATTTCCCAGGTCTACCTGATGAGGTATGGGTATACGGCTTGGAGGAGCTCTGTGTAGACCAGAGATCCACAGCTTCTAGCTGGAAACTTAGTAAACAGTGTACTTTTGAGGGACTTGAGTCGACTCAGAAGGAAACTAGAAGAGCAGAAAAGGACCGTAAGTGGTTGGTACCAACTTTATTAGAAGAGGccatggcccaggctggccttgaactttcttcCCGCCCCACTTCTGAACACTGGGATTGACAGGGCTGTGTCTCCACATGCCTATTTTCTTCAGGTCTTTTCAAGGCTTGAAAGGCTAAGACTCAGTTTCTGTAAAGGAGCTCCCAGGTCTTAAAGACAGCAGGATGCCAAAAACCAAAAGAGGTGACCTTTCCTCCAGTAGCAGCTTCTTCCCTGGTTGGGTTGGGAGAGCCTTCCATTCCTGCTGTGCTACAACAGTGCTGGGATCTCAGACAAAGTTGTCTGAGAAGGAACAGGGTAGTCAGCAACACTCTGATTTCTCTGAGAGTTCTGTGGCCAGGCATTCAGCATCCATAGTTGCCTTCAGGGAAGCTCCTGACCACCAAGGGTGTCCATCTTGAGGGATGGTCAGGGAGAGTAAACATCAGTGTTTACAGGAGTGGGTCCTTCCTACCTGCGTGTGGGTGTCTCACTCTCACTATGAAGTGGAGTCTTGCCTACAATATCCTGGGGTGGCAAGGCATCTTGAAGGCAGGCACTAGGCTTATGCTGAAGAAAGCTTGGCATCTTATACTTCAGACTGCCCTTGGGCGAGCTTATGCAGACCCGGCTGTGCTGCCCAACCCAGAGCGGCCACGGGGAAGGCACTAACTTCTGAGACCTCGCCCTCCCCTGGATGTAGCATCCACCCCCTGCATCCTGACAGATGCAGCCTTTCTGGGTTGTGGGAGAGGCCTAGCCCATGGTTCTGCAAAGTGTAGAAGCGTAAACAAGCAAAAGGCGGGTAGTCTGTAGTAGGACTGCCCAAGGAGCCATAGGCGGGTGTCCAAGGTCTGCCTGTACCCTTATAATTGGCAAGTCAGTCGGAGACGCATCGGAAGTGGGTGACATTCACCAGCAGCCATTCCACACTGTCAGCTCTGGCCACCAGGGCCATCAGGTTCACTGTCACTGCTTTGTGACCGTTCTGAGGGGCTCTCCAGGCGGTGCAGCTCCAAGAAGCTAGTGATGAGTTTGGCAATGGCTTCCACGTCACTAGGCAATCATCAAGAAAGCAGGTCACCTTGGCAAAGGGTGCAGTTCCACAACACACCACAAAAGACCCACGCTATCTCATCCCCTGCAGTACACCtacatcacccccccccccccgtggtcTCAAATGAGCCCAGTATCTCTGGCCTCAGTCCTACTCTCACTGAAGCCCCAACCCTGTTCTGATGCCTCCTCTACAGACAGCTGCAGCAAAGCTGCTCCTAAGCACATACATCCTGATCAGAGCCCCACACCCTGTCTACAACACTGAGAAACACTAAGGGATAGCCCAGTCTTGCTTTATGCCAATCTTACCTGCGTCGGCCCATGACTGCACTCTGAGTAAGGGGGTGGGAGAAGCCTGTTGCAAACCGGAGCACCACCATGTAGCCCTTCCCAAAGTAACGGACCTTTTCCTCCTCCACATTCACATCCTGGATGTCTTTCAACAGGACCACCACTGGGGACAGAAGGGTTTGCTGATGAGCAGTCTCCCTATGCTCTTATCCAATGCTCTCAACCTATGCCACGCACAGCACAGCCTGCTGAACAGTGGGAGTAGCATTAGTGACAAAAGCATTTACTAGTTCACCTTCAGGACTGTGGACCCAGACTAACTTCTGGATAAGGATACTCAGGAGACCCATTACAGCTGCAGTTTCAGGCAGACACTGGCTTTCCTGAGCAGTCCCACAACAGGGATCACTAAGCTCAAGTTGCTATCTTCATGAAACCTGTCTGGTTCCAGTGGGGTAGCCCCGCTAGTTAGTTCTGTGCACAGAGAAACCATCGCTTAACTAATACATGGCTGATACTGCTTTCCCAAGAGCCCCTGGGAAACCTATCTCATCTCACTGTCACAGTGACAAGGGGGATGACCATGTGGCTTGGAGCCCGTGGGTACTGGCTCTCAAATGTGCAAGGGCTTCCAACAAGCAGCCTACGGGGAAGTTCAAACAGTGCACTAACTCACACCCACAAACCAGCTCTGGTCTTCATCTGCGCCACATTCAGCTATACACTGCCAGCGCTCGATATGAGTTAAGAGGCCTGGATGCTTTGGGGTCTAacttttcatgttaaaagcacATAGAGTTTACTTGCATATTTTTAATGAGCAGTAGCTGAGCTGGATACATAATGGGGGAGACCTATGAGAacctgctacttcataactaggCTACCTTCCAAGCCCATAAGCTCAAGGGTTGCGGGGTTCCTTTAACCATTTTCTCACTGCAGGGCTGGCAGAGCTGACAATCAGGTACAGGATAATCAAGAAAGGCCAAGTGGTTCCTGAAGACTCTTCTCCTGTCACCCTCGCCCAACCTAGGAGAGCTGCCAAGGAGTGTCCATCCTTCCTGACAGGCTGAGTTCTGAAGTAGGCAAAACACCTGTCTGGATCTGTCCCGGCAAGCCAGGATATGTCCGCGGGACCCTCATTCCTCGAGCAGTTGAACTTGGATCCAAGCCATCCAGGCCTCACCAAACCTTCACCAACCTGTAGGTTCCCACATCTTACCTTGATCATGGCCCGCTCTGAGAAGAGTCAGCAGCTTCTTGTAGAGGCTGAATGTTTTTAAGATGACCTTCCCAGTGCTCTTGTTGAAAATGGCCTCCTGCAAACGAATGCATGCTAACCACACACAGAACTCTAGGTAGAGAGCCAAGCTGATGCTGAGGTACAGCCCCACCACACTGGTACAAATACAAAGCTTTCCCAGTAGAAACCCAAAGCCTCCAGGACTCTTCCAGAGCCTACTTCTGTGCCTGACATCTGGTACTCCCCTGTGAGTAAGGGGCACACGAAAGAAAGCAGATACAGTGGATGTCCTTTTCTCTTTGAGTGAGAACAGGACCAGGCTGGGGAAtctagcccagtggtagagcacttgcccagcaggtatgaggccccaggttcaatcctcagtactgggtaaataaaagaataaaaggaaaggatGGTAATGAGGCCATTAAGCAAATGCAGAAGCCCCAGTCAGGAAGCTTCATGAATTCTGACAAGTTCAAGACTAAGGGAAGGGGGCTTCCCCAAAAGGTACCACCTGACTTAACAGGTTCAGATTTCTGTCAGCTATTATAGGTGTATAGTGAGGACCAAGCCCTCAACCCCTGAACCTCAAAGCCTAGGAGCTAGTCTGAGTTTTCAGAATTTCTCACAGGTCCCTGCCCTGTGTAGCCAGCCCAGCCTAGGGACAATACAGACTTGTTGCAACAACCCCAGAGGCGTGGGGGGGCAGGGGGACACCCCACTACTGTGAGCTGAGTGTGGTGCTTTATGCCtgtcagaaggctgaggcaataGGCTTGCTTTTGAGATTGAGGCAAGCCtgcaacaaaataaaatgtactaCCCAGAACCTCGGAGAAAACAGTTGTGAGTAGCTTCTAGAAGAGTCCAGAGATGTTTACGAGCAAGATCAAGGGAAGGCCTGAGTCCAAGTAACCAATACCTCTGAACTGGGGCAGATGCCTCCGAACGGGAAGGGCACTACTGTACTATCTTACCTCCCAGTCCTCCAAGTTCTGTACAGCCACAAAGAGGCAGCCTGTGACATAGAAGAGCTTCCAGCCCAGACTATCTGCAAGCAGACATAGCGTATCAGCTCATTAGCTACAGGAGCCAAGGTGATGTGTCCATAGGTGGTCCTTCCCAGCCCAGTCTTTCTTTTGGCTCAGGTTAGAGGCTTAGGTAATGTGCTTTTGTCACCAGAAACATGAATATCCCAAACTCTGATCTATACAGCCTTGCCATAGACGTGGGACGCATGTCTCTGTAGCTTCCTCTCTGTAGCAAGGTGGCAGGAAAATGCTAAAGAGCTTTCCAAGAGGGCTTTGTAACACAGGAAGAGATTTAAGGTACAAAGCATGGGCTGGGATCATCTCCCACATAAGGCAAGGCAGAGGCCACCCCAAAGCCACACACACCAAGACTGCTCACAGGTGACTGCTTTTTGTTCATTTCCAAGTGCAAGGAAGCTAAAGGGGAAAGCATACTTTACCTCCACTGTAATAGGCAGCAGCCAGGCCAGTGGATAATATTCCtgtaaagaaaggagagaggaccTTGTTAACTAGCCAAGGGAAGTCCCATTTCCTCACAGTGTGATAGCTGCCAGCAAGGAGGCCTGTCTCATGGTAGGACAGCTTGTTCAGGGGCAGCAGGTAGAGGCTACCTAGTGCAGAGCTGATGAAAACAACTAAGAAGTTTGTTTCAAAATGGAGGACAAGGAGACTGGAAAGAGCTTACTGGTTAAGAGCATATACTACTTTTCCAAGAGAACCCAGTTCAGTAatcagcacccatgtcagggcATTCACAACCTCACTTCAGCTCCAGGAGACTTAATGCTCTTCGGGACTCCACAGGCACCTATGTGCACCCGCATAGACCACCCCCATATagatacacataatttaaaaataaagtagggggttggggatttagctcagtggtagagcgcttgcctagcaagcgtaaggccctgggttcagtccccagctctgaaaataaataaaaaataaaataaataaaaataaagtaaaaagcaGATATCCCATCAGGGCATTCACCGGACTTGTCTGCAAACAAATGAAACATGCACAAGTGACCCTGATGTAGGTAGGTATTACTTACGTGGGATGAGGGATGAAGACTAGTTAGAGAATTATAACACAGAGCATAACCTGCAGAAGGGCGTGTATATATATCATAAGGACAGCCTACAGCGATGCTGCCGAAGCCACAGCTAGTGCCTCACCTCAAACTCTGTACAGCCCAGCCAACACAAGTGCAGCTGTCCCTGAGATACAAGAGCCTTCTAATAGGCAGTTATGGAGGGAGAGTACAAGAGGCTAAGTGCGTTTATGAAGAGGTCTGAGACAGGGAAGAGGAAAAATGTGAATCCATGACCTGGGTGAACCTATCACATGGAGGAAAAACTACAGTGACCTCAAAAAAAGCAGAGAGGCTGGGAGTGCATCTCAGTGTTAAAGAAGTGTGCCCAGCATGCAAGGCTAGGAGGGCATCTCAATGTTAGAGTGTGCCTAGCTTGCAAGGGGGTCCGCATGCTATCTGAAAGAAAAAGCACACTGGGAGTTAATGAAGCATGTTTTATCAAGGCCTTGTATTGAGGAGAGCCTCTaacagaacacaaagaagctgttTAGGTCACCTTTTAGAGCTGTATGGGGAAAAATTGGGAAGCCTTACCAACTAGCAGGGACCAAGACCGGATGCCGGGAGCCCTCTTCAGATGGAGGCGGGTGCTGGTACGTGTTTCCACCTGCATATACATCCCTGGAACCTGGGCTCCACTGCACAGCCGACCAGGCTTGGAAAAACACACCCGAAGCCTGCAACCACTGCACATAAGTAGCACCTCATCAGTCCAGTCAGGAGGCCGAGGGAAGGTCCCCAACAGACCCTGAACTGCTTTCTCTTATGAGCCTGCCTCAACTCACGATTATGTATGGGCATTGGGGCTACAAAGCCCATAAATTCAGTGTTGGTCCTGGTCTCACTTCAAAGACCGAGTCTCGTAAACCCTTTTCTTGACTAAACCCTCATCTTTAAGTTGTTCCATTAGTAACCCcccacgcaaacacacacacacaactcaggCTTCCGGCACCGTACCCGAATCTTCCAGAAACTCCTCTTCCCACCAAGAAGGGGAAGTGAAAGTACATCGTGTATGAGTCTACAATCAGAAGTTGTCATACCCCTGTTACTGAGTCTAGACCACCTAACAATGGCCCAAATGCATCCGAATTAATAGAACACTGCGGCAAAACCTCTGGAGATTAACACCCTAAGTCCCAGTTCTGAGTGGCTCCTTGGATACCCAGGGGCAATCAAGCGTCGTACCCCACCCACATTCTCAAGAATTCTAGTTAGGCATACAACTTACCTCCCTCTGGCTTCAGTTACCAACAAGCTCCACAAGCGGCCGTTCCGCTGGCTCCTCCTGAGGAGTGCACACGCTCGGTTTGCTCAATCTGCCTTGCGCCCGATCCAGATCCGCAAGCGGTGACCTGCACAGGACACAACGGATCGGAACCAGAAAAGCTGCAGGACACGCACGTTTGCCAGAACCGAGGAACGTGTACGACAATTAGTGCGAGAGAACAGTCTCTCGAACTTCCGGACTTCTGTTTCGCGGACTTCCGGGATAAGAGCCCGGTAGGGACTTCCCAGGGGTGGAGACTGAGTGATTACGTAGGCGAGGGGTTGTGCCTTTGTGCTTCCACACTCCTGGGGATGGGGCGGTCTATAGGACACGTGAATTTAACCGCTTGGCCGGCAAGAATAATGTCACTCCTGGAGGTTTCCTACCTAAGCGTGGTTTAGAAGCCTGAAGAGTGGATTTGGAttgagctttgtttgtttgtttgttctggggAGGATCTTTAGgttttccagacaaggtttcactgtgtagctttggttggcctggaactcagagagatctctgcctcccaagtgctgggattaaaggtgggtgccGCCACCTCCTTGCTGGATGTGGAATTTTAAGGAAATGAGAGGTTATATTCACCAGACCCCTAAGGTATAGCAAACATGGACTGACTACCTGAAATCAATGTAACAAAAGATGCACAATAAATAAAAGTGGGGACATGGCCACTCCGTAGGTATTATTGACGAGGTTCTTATCGTAGATGTGAGGGAAAAGCACAGTCAGGGGCATATGGAAGAGTCTGgctgaacatggccagcagaaTAGACAGAGTcatgagaggaaagagagagggacagagtgaGAGATGAAGAGAAGAACGAGGGAGACAAAAGACCAAAAGGGCAGACAGCGTGTAGTCAAAATGGCTGAGTCTTATAGGCAA comes from the Rattus norvegicus strain BN/NHsdMcwi chromosome 10, GRCr8, whole genome shotgun sequence genome and includes:
- the Cybc1 gene encoding cytochrome b-245 chaperone 1 isoform X1, with amino-acid sequence MYMQVETRTSTRLHLKRAPGIRSWSLLVGILSTGLAAAYYSGDSLGWKLFYVTGCLFVAVQNLEDWEEAIFNKSTGKVILKTFSLYKKLLTLLRAGHDQVVVLLKDIQDVNVEEEKVRYFGKGYMVVLRFATGFSHPLTQSAVMGRRSDVEAIAKLITSFLELHRLESPSERSQSSDSEPDGPGGQS